A genomic stretch from Mycobacterium malmoense includes:
- a CDS encoding class II fumarate hydratase yields MAPDAEYRIEHDTMGEVRVPAKALWRAQTQRAVENFPISGRGLERTQIRALGLLKGACAQVNKDLGLLAPEKADAIIAAAAEIADGRHDDQFPIDVFQTGSGTSSNMNTNEVIASIAAAHSVTVHPNDDVNMSQSSNDTFPTATHIAATEAAVRHLIPALEVLHDALAAKAREWRTVVKSGRTHLMDAVPVTLGQEFSGYARQIEAGIERVRATLPRLGELAIGGTAVGTGLNVPDGFGARVVEVLVASTGLSELRTAVNSFEAQAARDGLVEASGALRTVAVSLTKIANDIRWMGSGPLTGLAEIRLPDLQPGSSIMPGKVNPVLPEAVTQVAAQVIGNDAAIAWGGANGAFELNVYIPMMARNILESFTLLTNVSRLFAERCITGLAANVEHLRELAESSPSIVTPLNSAIGYEEAAAVAKQALKERKTIRQTVIDRGLIGDKLSLEELDRRLDVLAMARVNDQVKPEDR; encoded by the coding sequence ATGGCCCCTGATGCCGAGTACCGCATTGAGCACGACACCATGGGCGAGGTCCGCGTGCCCGCAAAGGCGTTGTGGCGCGCGCAAACCCAGCGCGCGGTGGAGAACTTTCCGATCTCGGGCCGCGGCCTGGAGCGCACCCAGATCCGCGCGTTGGGCCTGCTGAAGGGCGCCTGCGCGCAGGTGAACAAGGACCTCGGTCTGCTGGCGCCGGAGAAGGCCGACGCGATCATCGCCGCGGCCGCCGAGATCGCCGACGGCCGCCACGACGACCAGTTCCCCATCGACGTGTTCCAAACCGGTTCGGGGACAAGCTCGAACATGAACACCAACGAGGTGATCGCGTCCATCGCGGCCGCCCACAGCGTGACGGTGCACCCCAACGACGACGTCAACATGTCGCAGTCGTCCAACGACACCTTCCCGACCGCCACCCACATCGCGGCCACTGAGGCCGCGGTGCGTCACCTCATCCCGGCGCTCGAGGTGCTGCACGACGCCCTGGCGGCCAAGGCCCGCGAGTGGCGCACGGTGGTCAAGTCGGGCCGCACCCACCTGATGGATGCCGTTCCGGTGACGCTCGGACAGGAATTCAGCGGATACGCCCGCCAGATCGAGGCCGGGATCGAACGGGTCCGCGCCACGCTGCCCCGGCTGGGTGAGCTGGCGATCGGCGGCACCGCGGTGGGCACCGGCCTCAACGTCCCCGACGGCTTCGGCGCCAGGGTGGTCGAGGTGTTGGTCGCCTCCACCGGTTTAAGCGAATTACGCACGGCCGTAAATTCTTTCGAGGCGCAGGCCGCGCGCGACGGGCTGGTGGAGGCCTCCGGAGCGCTGCGCACCGTCGCGGTGTCGTTGACCAAGATCGCCAACGACATCCGCTGGATGGGTTCCGGTCCGCTGACCGGCCTGGCCGAGATCCGGCTGCCGGATCTGCAGCCGGGCAGCTCGATCATGCCGGGCAAGGTGAATCCCGTTCTGCCGGAAGCGGTTACCCAGGTCGCCGCGCAAGTGATCGGCAACGACGCGGCGATCGCCTGGGGCGGCGCGAACGGCGCGTTCGAGCTCAACGTCTACATCCCGATGATGGCCCGCAACATCCTGGAGTCGTTCACGCTGCTGACCAACGTGTCAAGGTTGTTCGCCGAGCGCTGCATCACCGGGCTGGCGGCCAATGTCGAGCACCTGCGCGAGCTGGCCGAGTCGTCGCCGTCGATCGTGACGCCGTTGAACTCGGCGATCGGCTACGAGGAGGCGGCCGCGGTGGCCAAACAGGCGCTCAAGGAGCGCAAGACCATCCGCCAGACCGTCATCGACCGCGGCCTGATCGGCGACAAGCTGTCCCTGGAAGAACTGGACCGCCGCCTCGACGTGTTGGCGATGGCCCGCGTCAATGACCAGGTCAAGCCGGAGGACCGGTGA
- a CDS encoding acyl-ACP desaturase: MAQKPVPNALTLELEPVVEANVKRHLDTEELWFAHDYVPFDQGENFAFLGGRDWDPSQVTLPKIITDACEILLLLKDNLAGHHRELVEHFILEEWWGRWLGRWTAEEHLHAIALREYLVVTREVDPTANEEARVQHVMKGYRADTYTQVETLVYMAFTERTHAVFCRNLAAQIEEPILAGLVDRIARDEKRHEQLFANLVAHCLEYTRDETIAAIAARAADLQVVGADIDAYQDKVRSVADADIFGPAELRQAISDRITEWGVADEPALRQFVG; encoded by the coding sequence ATGGCACAGAAACCTGTTCCTAACGCGCTGACCCTGGAACTCGAGCCGGTCGTCGAAGCGAACGTGAAACGCCATCTCGACACCGAGGAACTCTGGTTCGCCCACGACTACGTCCCGTTCGACCAGGGTGAGAACTTCGCCTTCCTCGGTGGACGCGACTGGGACCCGTCCCAGGTGACGCTGCCCAAAATCATCACCGACGCCTGCGAAATCCTGCTGCTGCTTAAGGACAACCTCGCCGGCCATCACCGCGAGCTCGTCGAGCACTTCATTCTCGAGGAATGGTGGGGCCGCTGGCTGGGCCGGTGGACCGCCGAGGAGCACCTGCACGCCATCGCGCTGCGGGAATACCTGGTGGTGACCCGGGAGGTCGACCCGACCGCCAACGAGGAGGCGCGGGTCCAGCACGTGATGAAGGGCTACCGCGCCGACACGTACACGCAGGTCGAGACCCTGGTGTATATGGCGTTCACCGAACGCACCCATGCCGTGTTCTGCCGCAATCTGGCCGCCCAGATCGAGGAGCCCATCCTGGCCGGGCTCGTCGACCGCATCGCCAGGGACGAAAAGCGCCACGAGCAGTTGTTCGCCAACCTCGTCGCGCACTGCCTCGAGTACACCCGCGACGAGACGATCGCGGCGATCGCCGCCCGCGCGGCGGACCTCCAGGTCGTCGGCGCCGACATCGACGCCTACCAGGACAAGGTGCGAAGCGTCGCCGACGCGGACATTTTCGGCCCCGCGGAGCTGCGGCAGGCGATCTCCGACCGCATCACCGAATGGGGAGTGGCCGACGAGCCGGCGCTGAGGCAGTTCGTCGGCTGA
- the glyA gene encoding serine hydroxymethyltransferase, with amino-acid sequence MSAPLAEVDPDIAELLDKELGRQRDTLEMIASENFVPRSVLQAQGSVLTNKYAEGLPGRRYYGGCEYVDVVENIARDRAKALFGAEFANVQPHSGAQANAAVLHALMSPGEHLLGLDLANGGHLTHGMKLNFSGKLYHAGFYGVDPKTHLVDMDAVRAKALEFRPKVIIAGWSAYPRILDFAAFRSVADEVDAKLWVDMAHFAGLVAVGLHPSPVPHADVVSTTVHKTLGGPRSGMILGKQEYAKAINSAVFPGQQGGPLMHAIAGKAVALKIAATPEFADRQRRTLSGARILADRLLAPDVAEAGVSVVSGGTDVHLVLVDLRDSPLDGKAAEDLLHEVGITVNRNAVPNDPRPPMVTSGLRVGTPALATRGFGDAEFAEVADIIATALAAGGAADVSGLRQRVTRLARDFPLYEGLEEWTLVDR; translated from the coding sequence ATGTCCGCGCCGCTCGCCGAGGTCGACCCCGACATCGCCGAGCTGCTGGACAAGGAGCTCGGCCGGCAACGCGACACCCTGGAGATGATCGCGTCGGAAAACTTCGTGCCGCGCTCGGTGCTACAGGCCCAGGGCAGCGTCCTGACCAACAAGTACGCCGAGGGTTTGCCCGGTCGGCGCTACTACGGCGGCTGCGAGTACGTCGACGTCGTGGAGAACATCGCCCGCGACCGGGCCAAGGCGCTGTTCGGCGCCGAGTTCGCCAACGTGCAGCCGCATTCGGGCGCCCAGGCCAACGCCGCGGTGCTGCACGCACTGATGTCGCCGGGGGAGCACCTGCTCGGCCTGGACCTGGCCAACGGCGGCCACCTCACCCACGGCATGAAGCTCAACTTCTCCGGCAAGCTCTACCACGCCGGCTTTTACGGCGTCGACCCGAAGACGCACCTGGTCGACATGGACGCGGTGCGGGCCAAGGCGCTCGAGTTCCGGCCCAAGGTGATCATCGCCGGCTGGTCGGCCTACCCGCGGATCCTCGACTTCGCGGCGTTCCGGTCCGTCGCCGACGAGGTCGACGCCAAGCTCTGGGTCGACATGGCGCACTTCGCGGGGCTGGTTGCCGTGGGCCTGCACCCGTCGCCGGTGCCGCACGCCGACGTGGTCTCCACCACCGTGCACAAGACGCTCGGCGGACCCCGTTCCGGGATGATCCTGGGCAAGCAGGAGTACGCCAAGGCCATCAACTCCGCGGTGTTCCCCGGCCAACAGGGCGGACCGCTCATGCACGCCATCGCCGGCAAGGCCGTCGCGCTCAAGATCGCCGCCACCCCCGAATTCGCCGACCGCCAGCGGCGCACGCTGTCCGGCGCCCGGATCCTCGCCGACCGGCTGCTGGCGCCCGACGTTGCCGAGGCCGGCGTCTCGGTGGTCAGCGGCGGCACCGACGTGCACCTGGTGCTGGTCGACCTGCGCGACTCGCCGTTGGACGGCAAGGCCGCCGAGGACCTGCTGCACGAGGTCGGCATCACCGTCAACCGCAACGCCGTCCCCAACGATCCCCGGCCGCCGATGGTGACGTCGGGCTTGCGGGTGGGCACACCGGCGCTGGCGACCCGCGGTTTCGGGGACGCCGAATTCGCCGAGGTCGCCGACATCATCGCCACCGCGCTGGCGGCGGGAGGCGCGGCCGACGTCTCGGGGCTGCGGCAACGGGTGACGCGGCTGGCCAGGGACTTCCCCCTCTACGAGGGGCTCGAGGAGTGGACGCTGGTCGACCGCTGA
- a CDS encoding polysaccharide deacetylase family protein: MPKRPDSQAWRYWRTVLGVVAAAAVLVIGGLTGHVTRADNLSCAVVKCVALTFDDGPGPFDERLLQILKDNDAKATFFLIGNKVAANPAGAKRIADAGMEIGSHTWEHPNMATIPPEDIAGQFSKANDAITAATGRTPTLYRPAGGLSSAAVRQTAGRLGLAEILWDVIPFDWANDSNTAATRYMLMTYIKPGSVVLFHDTYSSTVDLVYQFIPVLKANGYRMVTITELLGPRAPGSSYGSRENGPPANELRDIPAGKIPTLPNTPSPKPMPNFPITDIPGQNSGGPNNGA, from the coding sequence ATGCCGAAACGACCCGACAGCCAGGCCTGGCGCTATTGGCGGACGGTTCTCGGTGTCGTGGCGGCCGCCGCGGTGCTGGTGATCGGCGGCCTGACCGGTCACGTGACGCGCGCCGACAACCTCAGCTGCGCGGTGGTCAAGTGCGTCGCGCTGACGTTCGACGACGGGCCGGGTCCGTTCGACGAGCGGCTGCTGCAGATCCTGAAGGACAACGACGCCAAGGCCACCTTCTTCCTGATCGGCAACAAGGTCGCCGCCAACCCGGCCGGAGCCAAGCGCATCGCCGACGCCGGCATGGAGATCGGCAGCCACACCTGGGAACACCCCAACATGGCGACGATTCCCCCAGAGGACATCGCCGGCCAGTTCTCCAAAGCCAACGACGCGATCACCGCGGCAACCGGCCGGACACCGACCCTGTATCGTCCCGCCGGCGGACTGTCCAGCGCGGCCGTCCGCCAGACCGCGGGCCGGCTTGGCCTGGCCGAAATCCTTTGGGATGTCATCCCTTTCGACTGGGCCAACGACTCCAACACGGCGGCCACGCGCTACATGCTGATGACCTACATCAAGCCCGGCTCGGTGGTGTTGTTCCACGACACCTACTCGAGCACCGTCGACCTGGTCTACCAGTTCATCCCGGTGCTCAAGGCCAACGGCTACCGCATGGTCACCATCACCGAGCTGCTGGGGCCGCGCGCGCCCGGCAGCAGCTACGGCAGCCGGGAGAACGGGCCACCCGCCAACGAACTGCGCGACATCCCGGCCGGCAAGATCCCGACGCTGCCGAACACCCCGTCGCCGAAGCCGATGCCCAACTTCCCGATCACCGACATCCCGGGCCAGAACTCGGGTGGGCCAAATAACGGGGCCTAG
- a CDS encoding adenylate/guanylate cyclase domain-containing protein translates to MSIEYAFALALAYVLAVVDAAAILIPLSGHTSIAANADFAEKNTAAVVLLVALGIVGVAVAGALNLAPTLSWYVAGDEPTDEQRAAAMKIPGRQSAILLLAWGVAGAIFALLNLGGGAQLLLPILLGVLLGGPAAAGTGMLLAQRTLRPIMGAATLGREPRLAVPGVLARLVLLWFLCSALPIGVIAALVVLRSYGWLIAKSASLDVPILVVSLAALLLGLPTMILTSRSISDPIREVVDAMAEVEHGRIGTYVGVYERSQIGRLQTGFNRMVGGLAERDRLRDLFGRHVGADVAQRAIQHGASLSGDVVDAAVLFIDLVGSTQLTESRPPQEVAEVLNDFFRIVVDAVDEHHGLINKFAGDAALAVFGAPLPTSEPASAALATARALRTQLRRLPVDFGIGVSAGRVFAGNIGAENRYEYTVIGDAVNEAARLADLAKTADRRILCSATAVDRADEAERAHWAECYSTVLRGRSEATHVSAPAGSATS, encoded by the coding sequence CTGTCGATTGAATATGCGTTCGCCCTCGCCCTCGCCTACGTTCTGGCCGTCGTCGACGCGGCCGCGATCTTGATCCCGCTGAGCGGCCACACGTCCATCGCGGCCAACGCCGACTTCGCGGAGAAGAACACGGCGGCGGTGGTGTTGCTCGTTGCGCTGGGCATCGTCGGCGTCGCGGTGGCCGGTGCCCTGAACCTGGCTCCCACGCTGAGTTGGTATGTCGCGGGGGACGAACCGACCGATGAACAACGGGCAGCGGCGATGAAGATCCCCGGCCGCCAGTCGGCGATACTGTTGCTGGCCTGGGGCGTGGCCGGGGCGATCTTCGCGCTGCTGAATCTCGGTGGCGGGGCCCAGCTTCTGCTGCCCATCCTGCTCGGCGTGCTGCTGGGCGGCCCGGCCGCGGCCGGCACGGGGATGCTGCTCGCGCAACGCACCCTGCGCCCCATCATGGGCGCCGCCACGCTGGGGCGCGAGCCACGGCTGGCGGTGCCGGGTGTGTTAGCCCGGCTGGTCCTGCTGTGGTTTTTGTGCAGCGCGCTTCCCATCGGGGTGATCGCGGCCCTCGTCGTCCTTCGCTCGTACGGGTGGCTGATCGCGAAGTCCGCATCGCTGGACGTGCCGATCTTGGTGGTGTCGCTGGCCGCGCTGCTCCTCGGCCTGCCGACGATGATCCTGACGTCACGATCCATTTCGGATCCGATCCGCGAGGTCGTCGACGCGATGGCCGAGGTCGAGCACGGCCGCATCGGAACCTACGTTGGCGTGTACGAGCGTTCCCAAATCGGGCGCCTGCAAACGGGTTTCAACCGGATGGTCGGCGGGCTCGCCGAGCGGGATCGGTTGCGGGACCTGTTCGGGCGCCACGTCGGGGCCGACGTCGCGCAGCGCGCCATTCAGCACGGCGCATCGCTGTCCGGGGACGTCGTCGACGCGGCGGTTCTCTTCATCGACCTGGTGGGTTCCACGCAGCTCACGGAAAGCCGCCCGCCGCAAGAGGTTGCCGAGGTGCTCAATGATTTTTTCCGGATCGTCGTCGATGCTGTCGACGAACACCACGGGCTGATCAACAAATTCGCCGGCGACGCCGCGCTGGCCGTGTTCGGGGCGCCGTTGCCGACGAGCGAACCGGCGTCGGCGGCGCTGGCGACGGCACGCGCCCTGAGAACCCAATTGCGCCGGCTGCCGGTCGATTTCGGCATCGGCGTCTCGGCGGGCCGGGTCTTTGCCGGCAACATCGGTGCCGAAAACCGCTACGAATACACGGTAATCGGTGACGCGGTCAACGAGGCCGCGCGCCTGGCCGACCTTGCCAAGACCGCCGACCGGCGGATCCTGTGTTCGGCGACGGCCGTCGACCGGGCCGATGAGGCCGAGCGGGCGCACTGGGCCGAATGCTATTCCACCGTGCTGCGCGGGCGCTCCGAAGCCACCCACGTCTCGGCGCCGGCGGGCTCGGCTACTTCCTGA
- the glpX gene encoding class II fructose-bisphosphatase — protein sequence MTAEGDRSLGSGSRISQSTATAGRDPAQARPRGEAPDRNLALELVRVTEAGAMAAGRWVGRGDKEGGDGAAVDAIRELVNSVSMRGVVVIGEGEKDQAPMLYNGEEVGNGDGPECDFAVDPVDGTTLMSKGMPNAISVLAVADRGAMFDPSAVFYMNKIAVGPEAAHVLDITAPIAENIRAVAKVKALSVRDMTVCILDRPRHAQLIEDVRTTGARIRLITDGDVAGAISACRPESGTDMLAGIGGTPEGIIAAAAIRCMGGAIQATLAPRDEAERRKALDAGYDLEQVLTTEDLVSGDNVFFCATGVTEGDLLKGVRYYPGGCTTQSIVMRSKSGTVRMIEAYHRLSKLNEYSAIDFTGDSSAAYPLP from the coding sequence ATGACAGCTGAGGGCGACCGCTCACTTGGATCCGGTTCGCGGATATCCCAGTCGACCGCCACCGCGGGCCGTGACCCAGCACAGGCGCGGCCGCGCGGCGAAGCGCCGGACCGCAACCTGGCCCTGGAATTGGTCCGGGTCACCGAGGCCGGCGCCATGGCCGCCGGGCGCTGGGTGGGCCGCGGCGACAAGGAGGGCGGCGACGGTGCGGCGGTTGACGCCATCCGCGAGCTGGTGAACTCCGTGTCGATGCGCGGCGTGGTGGTGATCGGCGAGGGCGAAAAGGACCAGGCCCCGATGCTCTACAACGGCGAGGAGGTCGGCAACGGCGACGGCCCGGAGTGCGACTTCGCGGTCGACCCGGTCGACGGCACCACGCTGATGAGCAAGGGCATGCCCAACGCCATCTCGGTGCTCGCGGTGGCCGATCGCGGCGCGATGTTCGACCCGTCGGCGGTGTTCTACATGAACAAGATCGCCGTCGGGCCCGAGGCCGCGCACGTGCTGGACATCACCGCGCCGATCGCCGAGAACATCCGGGCCGTCGCCAAGGTCAAGGCGCTGTCGGTGCGCGACATGACGGTGTGCATCCTGGACCGCCCGCGGCACGCGCAACTGATCGAGGACGTGCGGACGACCGGGGCGCGCATCCGGCTGATCACCGACGGCGACGTCGCCGGCGCCATCTCGGCGTGCCGGCCCGAGTCGGGCACCGACATGCTGGCCGGGATCGGCGGGACCCCGGAGGGCATCATCGCGGCCGCGGCGATCCGCTGCATGGGCGGCGCCATCCAGGCCACACTGGCGCCCCGCGACGAGGCCGAACGCCGCAAGGCGCTCGACGCCGGCTACGACCTCGAGCAGGTGCTGACCACCGAGGACCTGGTGTCCGGCGACAACGTCTTCTTCTGCGCCACCGGGGTCACCGAGGGCGACCTGCTCAAGGGCGTCCGTTACTACCCCGGCGGCTGCACCACCCAGTCGATCGTGATGCGCTCGAAGTCGGGCACCGTCCGGATGATCGAGGCCTATCACCGGCTCTCCAAGCTCAACGAATACTCCGCCATCGACTTCACCGGCGACAGCTCTGCCGCCTATCCCCTGCCCTGA
- a CDS encoding PhoH family protein, whose translation MTDIRTYVLDTSVLLSDPWACSRFAEHEVVVPLVVISELEAKRHHHELGWFARQALRLFDDLRLEHGRLDQPIPVGTQGGTLHVELNHTDPAVLPAGFRTDSNDSRILSCAANLAAEGKRVTLVSKDIPLRVKAAAVGLAADEYHAQDVVASGWSGMHEIETAAEDIDALFADGEVDLAEARDLPCHTGVRLLGGNSHALGRVNATKRVQLVRGDREVFGLRGRSAEQRVALDLLLDESVGIVSLGGKAGTGKSALALCAGLEAVLERRTHRKVVVFRPLYAVGGQELGYLPGSESDKMGPWAQAVFDTLEGLASPAVLEEVLSRGMLEVLPLTHIRGRSLHDSFVIVDEAQSLERNVLLTVLSRLGTGSRVVLTHDIAQRDNLRVGRHDGVAAVIEKLKGHPLFAHITLLRSERSPIAALVTEMLEEIAGPR comes from the coding sequence GTGACCGATATCCGGACCTATGTGCTCGACACCTCCGTGCTGCTGTCCGACCCGTGGGCGTGCAGCCGGTTCGCCGAACACGAGGTGGTGGTCCCGCTGGTGGTGATCAGCGAGCTGGAGGCCAAACGCCACCACCACGAGCTGGGGTGGTTCGCCCGTCAGGCGCTGCGCCTGTTCGATGACCTCCGGCTCGAGCACGGACGGCTAGATCAGCCCATTCCCGTTGGGACGCAAGGCGGCACGCTGCACGTCGAACTCAACCACACCGACCCGGCGGTGCTGCCCGCGGGCTTTCGCACCGACAGCAACGACTCCCGGATCCTGAGCTGCGCCGCCAACCTCGCCGCCGAGGGTAAGCGAGTCACCTTGGTCAGCAAGGACATTCCGCTCCGGGTCAAGGCCGCCGCGGTGGGCCTGGCCGCCGACGAGTACCACGCGCAGGACGTCGTGGCCTCCGGCTGGTCGGGGATGCACGAGATCGAGACGGCGGCCGAGGACATCGACGCGCTGTTCGCCGACGGCGAGGTCGACCTGGCCGAGGCCCGGGACCTGCCGTGCCACACCGGCGTTCGGCTGCTGGGCGGCAACTCCCACGCGCTGGGCCGGGTCAACGCAACCAAACGCGTTCAACTGGTCCGCGGTGACCGCGAGGTGTTCGGGCTGCGCGGCCGTTCCGCCGAGCAGCGGGTCGCGCTGGATCTGCTGCTCGACGAGTCGGTGGGCATCGTGTCGCTGGGCGGCAAGGCGGGCACCGGCAAGTCGGCGCTGGCGCTGTGCGCCGGCCTCGAGGCGGTGCTGGAACGGCGGACCCACCGCAAGGTGGTGGTCTTCCGGCCGCTGTACGCCGTCGGCGGCCAGGAGCTGGGCTACCTGCCCGGCAGCGAGAGCGACAAGATGGGCCCGTGGGCGCAGGCCGTCTTCGACACGCTCGAGGGCCTGGCCAGCCCCGCGGTGCTGGAGGAAGTCCTGTCCCGGGGCATGCTCGAAGTGTTGCCGCTGACCCACATCCGGGGCCGCTCGCTGCACGACTCGTTCGTCATCGTCGACGAGGCGCAGTCGCTGGAGCGCAACGTGCTGCTGACGGTGCTGTCCAGGCTGGGCACCGGATCGCGGGTGGTGCTGACCCACGACATCGCCCAGCGCGACAACCTGCGCGTCGGCCGCCACGACGGCGTCGCGGCGGTGATCGAGAAGCTCAAGGGCCATCCGCTGTTCGCCCACATCACCCTGCTGCGCAGCGAGCGCTCGCCGATCGCCGCGCTGGTCACCGAGATGCTCGAGGAAATCGCCGGACCGCGCTGA
- a CDS encoding dienelactone hydrolase family protein, which yields MSAPEADLSGWSVAPFTGGGHTHDVYRKGAGPGVVLIPEIPGIHPGVLALGNHLADNGFTVVIPSLFGEPGKPRTVGYVAATITRACVAREFAAFATNKARPVSLFLRALARNLNASTPGKGVGVIGQCFTGGFALAAAVDDSVLAPVLSQPSVPLPLGRARRADPGLSEAELATVADRCANDGLCAMGLRFSEDTMAPRERFAALKERLGDAFEVIEIDSGPGNEGGFGKMAHSVLTDEVREVDGQPAYEARKRVVEFLTRSLS from the coding sequence GTGAGTGCACCCGAGGCAGACCTTTCCGGATGGTCGGTGGCACCGTTCACCGGTGGCGGCCACACCCACGACGTCTACCGCAAGGGCGCCGGCCCGGGCGTGGTACTGATTCCCGAGATCCCCGGCATCCACCCCGGTGTGCTTGCCCTGGGTAATCACCTGGCGGACAACGGCTTTACCGTCGTAATCCCGTCGCTGTTCGGTGAGCCGGGCAAGCCGAGGACCGTCGGCTACGTGGCGGCTACCATCACACGCGCCTGTGTGGCAAGGGAATTCGCGGCATTCGCCACCAACAAGGCCCGCCCGGTGTCGTTGTTCCTGCGCGCGCTGGCCCGTAACCTCAACGCGTCGACGCCGGGGAAGGGCGTCGGCGTGATCGGCCAATGCTTCACCGGCGGTTTCGCGTTGGCCGCCGCGGTCGACGACAGTGTGCTGGCTCCGGTGCTTTCCCAGCCGTCGGTGCCGCTGCCGCTGGGCCGTGCCCGGCGCGCCGATCCCGGGCTGAGCGAGGCCGAGCTGGCCACCGTGGCCGACCGCTGCGCCAACGACGGCCTGTGCGCCATGGGCTTGCGGTTCAGCGAGGACACGATGGCACCCCGTGAACGGTTCGCCGCGCTCAAGGAGCGGCTCGGCGACGCGTTCGAGGTCATCGAGATCGACTCGGGCCCGGGTAACGAAGGCGGTTTCGGCAAGATGGCGCACTCGGTGTTGACCGACGAGGTGCGTGAGGTCGACGGCCAGCCGGCCTACGAGGCCCGCAAGCGCGTGGTCGAATTCCTCACGCGGAGTTTGAGTTAG
- a CDS encoding DUF4245 domain-containing protein, whose product MTVEPPPNGEVGEPVAAAWPVPKPAKPRLLQDGRDMFWSLIPLVVGCLVLAGLVGMCSFQPGGTNKGAIPSYDVAAALRADAQALGFPIRLPRLPAGWQPNSGGRGGIENGRTDPSTGQRLHAATSTVGYITPTGMYLQLTQSNADEDKLVGSIHPSAYPTGTVDVDGTRWVVYRGAGQGGADAEPIWTTRLAGPPGATQIAITGAGSADQFRTLAAATQSQPPLASR is encoded by the coding sequence ATGACCGTCGAGCCGCCCCCTAATGGCGAGGTAGGGGAGCCGGTCGCGGCGGCATGGCCCGTTCCAAAGCCCGCCAAGCCGCGGTTGCTCCAGGATGGCCGTGACATGTTCTGGTCGCTCATCCCGCTGGTGGTGGGATGCCTCGTGCTGGCGGGCCTGGTCGGCATGTGTTCGTTTCAGCCGGGCGGGACGAACAAGGGGGCGATCCCGTCCTACGACGTGGCGGCGGCCTTGCGCGCGGACGCCCAGGCGCTTGGGTTTCCCATCCGGTTGCCCCGGTTGCCCGCCGGCTGGCAGCCCAATTCCGGCGGCCGCGGCGGCATCGAAAACGGGCGAACCGACCCGTCGACCGGCCAGCGGCTCCACGCTGCCACCTCGACCGTGGGATACATCACTCCCACCGGAATGTATCTGCAGCTGACCCAGAGCAACGCCGACGAGGACAAACTGGTCGGCTCGATCCATCCCTCGGCGTATCCGACCGGAACGGTCGACGTCGACGGCACCAGATGGGTCGTCTACCGCGGGGCCGGCCAAGGCGGCGCGGACGCCGAGCCGATATGGACCACCCGGCTCGCCGGCCCGCCCGGCGCCACCCAGATCGCCATCACCGGCGCTGGAAGCGCCGATCAGTTCCGTACCCTGGCGGCGGCGACCCAATCGCAGCCGCCTTTAGCAAGCCGGTAG
- the coaA gene encoding type I pantothenate kinase, with translation MPRLSEPSPYVEFDRKQWRALRMSTPLALTEEELVGLRGLGEQIDLLEVEEVYLPLARLIHLQVAARQRLFAATAEFLGEPQQNPDRPVPFIIGVAGSVAVGKSTTARVLQALLARWDHHPRVDLVTTDGFLYPNAELDRRNLMHRKGFPESYNRRALMRFVTSVKSGSDYACAPVYSHLKYDVIPGAKHVVRHPDILILEGLNVLQTGPTLMVSDLFDFSLYVDARIEDIEQWYISRFLSLRGTAFADPESHFHHYSALNDTKAIAAAREIWRSINRPNLVENILPTRPRATLVLRKDADHSINRLRLRKL, from the coding sequence ATGCCGCGGCTTAGCGAGCCGAGCCCGTATGTGGAGTTCGACCGAAAGCAATGGCGTGCGCTTCGCATGTCGACGCCGCTGGCCCTCACCGAAGAGGAACTGGTCGGCCTGCGTGGCCTCGGTGAACAGATCGACCTGCTCGAAGTGGAAGAGGTGTACCTGCCGCTGGCCCGGCTGATCCACCTTCAGGTCGCCGCTCGCCAGCGGCTGTTTGCCGCCACCGCGGAATTCCTCGGCGAACCCCAACAAAACCCGGACCGTCCGGTGCCGTTCATCATCGGCGTGGCCGGCAGCGTGGCGGTCGGCAAGTCGACGACCGCCCGCGTGCTGCAGGCGCTGCTGGCCCGTTGGGATCACCACCCCCGGGTGGACCTGGTGACCACCGATGGCTTTCTCTACCCGAATGCCGAGCTGGATCGGCGAAACCTGATGCACCGCAAAGGTTTTCCGGAGAGCTATAACCGCCGGGCGCTGATGCGGTTCGTGACTTCGGTCAAATCCGGTTCCGACTACGCGTGCGCGCCGGTGTATTCGCATCTGAAATACGACGTCATCCCCGGGGCCAAGCACGTGGTCCGCCATCCCGACATCCTGATCCTGGAGGGCCTCAACGTCTTGCAGACGGGCCCGACGCTGATGGTGTCGGACCTGTTCGATTTCTCGCTGTATGTGGACGCGCGGATCGAAGACATCGAGCAGTGGTACATCTCGCGGTTCTTGTCCCTGCGCGGCACGGCGTTCGCCGACCCGGAATCGCACTTCCACCATTATTCGGCCCTCAACGACACGAAGGCCATCGCCGCCGCCCGCGAGATCTGGCGGTCGATCAACCGGCCGAATCTCGTCGAGAACATCCTGCCGACCCGTCCCCGCGCCACCCTGGTGTTGCGCAAGGACGCCGACCATTCCATCAACCGGCTCCGCCTGCGCAAGCTGTAG